One window of Silurus meridionalis isolate SWU-2019-XX chromosome 9, ASM1480568v1, whole genome shotgun sequence genomic DNA carries:
- the LOC124390995 gene encoding adhesion G-protein coupled receptor G5-like isoform X9 — protein sequence MKLLYFMLLSIFGAEVVSNTSPENNDTVETTMCNWAKKVYMESICSPFNGKNKTFNLGIFNVTVVKVNCVVLRLMQTCSFQECCTALFKFYNVTENDCTDRHENSSCDLYALMMELKKTKADGCATISFSKVPLSCTSNLKAQTDQQQQTNLSCNSNKVNSGENFFNYNNTEIQIAENLSTVVCKWNGSQCYVECTAVNLTINLTGIINIPSAIIPSNYNQNKTFVFNISEQETTCKVTVCETNPISTLIEIFLSSGDWKHFTQIQKMCSELFASDESIKISFISAEKKYIDNLINLPFNETTENYDLEEFNMTVVKINRMNTTDHGRVKISAPKMPDTDDIPINVFVPIEPFLNVSEEQCKTAVVTYPSSVQFTRDSNLVFKSNVIRVEAFRLELKDLSNRLIINFTVNSTDIIHENQILLCQFYNETVDRWENTGSFTNLESFNSSNTVTCSYDHMTPFAVLLVNVTQIDGQQWKILSYLTYIGCSLSSFFSAVIIFLYVFIKSTNKDNFLRIHVSLNVAVFLLNTSFLFIEWGVTYGSVCVIIAVVIQYSLLSCFSWMIIEAFHLYLTVVKVFNIYIRQYLLKLSLFGWGVPAVLVGGSLCVFGSTPFYGRKALSLSGTNGTTHFCWITNTHFLYGMNISYFSLTFLFNTCLLVVVTHQIFKLRCLYDKGRRLPSPKDICTVLGLNMLLGTTWGLIFFTSGYTNYPILYLFCICNSLQGLFLFLWFCGTMKRKRHVEAQTSIMSEPTSTTVNTYESSFAQ from the exons ATACGGTGGAAACAACTATGTGCAACTG GGCAAAGAAAGTATACATGGAGTCCATATGCTCACCATTTAATgggaaaaacaaaacctttaacCTAGGAATCTTTAACGTGACTGTAGTTAAGGTGAATTGCGTCGTTCTCAGGCTCATGCAGACTTGTTCTTTTCAG GAATGCTGTACTGCTTTATTTAAGTTCTATAATGTAACAG AGAATGACTGCACTGACAGACATGAAAACAGCTCATGTGATTTATATGCTCTG ATGATGGAGCTAAAGAAGACCAAAGCTGATGGGTGTGCAACAATTTCCTTTTCAAAG GTTCCTCTTTCCTGTACTTCT aATTTAAAGGCACAAACTGATCAGCAGCAGCAGACAAATCTTTCCTGTAATAGTAATAAAG TTAATAGTGGTGAGAACTTTTTTAACTACAACAACACAGAAATACAAATTGCAGAGAATCTCAGTACAGTAGTCTGCAAATGGAATGGTTCTCAGTGTTATGTAGAGTGCACCGCTGTCAATCTCACCATAAACCTAACTGGTATTATCAACATACCTTCTGCTATAATACCTTCAAACtacaatcaaaacaaaacatttgtctTCAACATAA GTGAGCAAGAGACCACATGCAAAGTCACAGTGTGTGAAACGAATCCAATAAGTACATTGATAGAGATCTTTTTAAGCTCTGGTGACTggaaacattttacacaaatacaaaagatGTGTAGTGAATTGTTTGCTTCTGATGAGTCCATAAAAATATCATTCATCAG TGCAGAGAAAAAGTACATCGACAACCTCATTAACCTACCGTTTaatgaaacaactgaaaattaTGACCTAGAAGAATTTAACATGACTGTAGTGAAGATAAATAGGATGAACACCACAGACCACGGGCGTGTAAAAATCTCTGCACCGAAG ATGCCTGATACAGATGATATTcctattaatgtttttgtcCCTATTGAACCATTTCTGAATGTCTCTGAAGAGCAGTGCAAAACTGCTGTAGTGACATACCCCTCCAGTGTACAGTTCACT AGAGACTCAAACCTTGTGTTTAAGTCCAATGTCATTCGTGTTGAAGCTTTTAGACTTGAGCTTAAGGACCTTTCCAATCGGCTTATTATCAACTTTACAGTGAACAGCACTGATATAATACAT GAAAATCAGATCCTGTTGTGTCAGTTTTACAATGAAACAG TGGACAGGTGGGAGAACACTGGGTCTTTCACCAACCTGGAGAGCTTTAACAGCAGCAACACTGTGACCTGCTCATATGATCATATGACCCCCTTTGCTGTACTTCTG GTTAATGTGACACAAATTGATGGTCAGCAGTGGAAAATCCTGTCCTATCTTACTTACATTGGTTGTAGTCTTTCGTCATTTTTCTCAGCAGTTATCATCTTCCTCTACGTTTTCATTAA GAGCACAAACAAAGACAATTTCCTCCGCATCCATGTGTCTTTGAATGTAGCTGTTTTCCTTCTCAATACCAGCTTCTTGTTCATCGAATGGGGAGTTACATATGGCAGTGTATGTGTCATAATAGCAGTCGTAATACAGTACAGCCTCCTGTCCTGTTTCTCCTGGATGATCATTGAagcatttcatttgtatttgactGTAGTCAAAGTGTTCAACATCTACATCAGGCAATACCTGCTCAAGCTGTCACTCTTTGGATGGG GAGTGCCTGCTGTCCTTGTTGGAGgaagcctgtgtgtgtttggcagtACACCTTTTTATGGCCGGAAAGCGCTCAGTTTATCAGGCACAAACGGAACAACGCACTT CTGCTGGATTACCAACACTCATTTTCTGTACGGCATGAACATCTCCTACTTCTCCTTAACATTCCTGTTCAACACGTGTCTTCTGGTGGTAGTGACCCATCAGATATTTAAGCTGCGATGCTTGTATGACAAAGGAAGAAGGCTGCCATCTCCTAAGGACATTTGCACTGTTCTGGGTCTGAACATGCTACTGGGAACGACATGGGGTTTGATTTTCTTTACCTCAGGATACACAAACTACCCCATTCTGTACCTCTTCTGTATCTGCAACTCCCTGCAAG ggttgtttctgtttctgtggtTCTGTGGTACAATGAAGAGGAAGAGACATGTGGAGGCACAAACATCAATTATGTCAGAGCCAACCAGTACTACAGTGAATACCTATGAAAGCAGCTTTGCCCAATGA
- the LOC124390995 gene encoding adhesion G-protein coupled receptor G1-like isoform X3 produces the protein MKLLYFMLLSIFGAEVVSNTSPENNDTVETTMCNWAKKVYMESICSPFNGKNKTFNLGIFNVTVVKVNCVVLRLMQTCSFQECCTALFKFYNVTENDCTDRHENSSCDLYALLKKTKADGCATISFSKVPLSCTSNLKAQTDQQQQTNLSCNSNKGCCLLLLLFSKPLTSHPTLLICLFSVCTVNSGENFFNYNNTEIQIAENLSTVVCKWNGSQCYVECTAVNLTINLTGIINIPSAIIPSNYNQNKTFVFNISEQETTCKVTVCETNPISTLIEIFLSSGDWKHFTQIQKMCSELFASDESIKISFISAEKKYIDNLINLPFNETTENYDLEEFNMTVVKINRMNTTDHGRVKISAPKMPDTDDIPINVFVPIEPFLNVSEEQCKTAVVTYPSSVQFTRDSNLVFKSNVIRVEAFRLELKDLSNRLIINFTVNSTDIIHENQILLCQFYNETVDRWENTGSFTNLESFNSSNTVTCSYDHMTPFAVLLVNVTQIDGQQWKILSYLTYIGCSLSSFFSAVIIFLYVFIKSTNKDNFLRIHVSLNVAVFLLNTSFLFIEWGVTYGSVCVIIAVVIQYSLLSCFSWMIIEAFHLYLTVVKVFNIYIRQYLLKLSLFGWGVPAVLVGGSLCVFGSTPFYGRKALSLSGTNGTTHFCWITNTHFLYGMNISYFSLTFLFNTCLLVVVTHQIFKLRCLYDKGRRLPSPKDICTVLGLNMLLGTTWGLIFFTSGYTNYPILYLFCICNSLQGLFLFLWFCGTMKRKRHVEAQTSIMSEPTSTTVNTYESSFAQ, from the exons ATACGGTGGAAACAACTATGTGCAACTG GGCAAAGAAAGTATACATGGAGTCCATATGCTCACCATTTAATgggaaaaacaaaacctttaacCTAGGAATCTTTAACGTGACTGTAGTTAAGGTGAATTGCGTCGTTCTCAGGCTCATGCAGACTTGTTCTTTTCAG GAATGCTGTACTGCTTTATTTAAGTTCTATAATGTAACAG AGAATGACTGCACTGACAGACATGAAAACAGCTCATGTGATTTATATGCTCTG CTAAAGAAGACCAAAGCTGATGGGTGTGCAACAATTTCCTTTTCAAAG GTTCCTCTTTCCTGTACTTCT aATTTAAAGGCACAAACTGATCAGCAGCAGCAGACAAATCTTTCCTGTAATAGTAATAAAGGTTGTTGtcttttgctgttgttgttttctaaGCCACTCACCTCTCACCCAACATTActtatttgcttgttttctgTTTGTACAGTTAATAGTGGTGAGAACTTTTTTAACTACAACAACACAGAAATACAAATTGCAGAGAATCTCAGTACAGTAGTCTGCAAATGGAATGGTTCTCAGTGTTATGTAGAGTGCACCGCTGTCAATCTCACCATAAACCTAACTGGTATTATCAACATACCTTCTGCTATAATACCTTCAAACtacaatcaaaacaaaacatttgtctTCAACATAA GTGAGCAAGAGACCACATGCAAAGTCACAGTGTGTGAAACGAATCCAATAAGTACATTGATAGAGATCTTTTTAAGCTCTGGTGACTggaaacattttacacaaatacaaaagatGTGTAGTGAATTGTTTGCTTCTGATGAGTCCATAAAAATATCATTCATCAG TGCAGAGAAAAAGTACATCGACAACCTCATTAACCTACCGTTTaatgaaacaactgaaaattaTGACCTAGAAGAATTTAACATGACTGTAGTGAAGATAAATAGGATGAACACCACAGACCACGGGCGTGTAAAAATCTCTGCACCGAAG ATGCCTGATACAGATGATATTcctattaatgtttttgtcCCTATTGAACCATTTCTGAATGTCTCTGAAGAGCAGTGCAAAACTGCTGTAGTGACATACCCCTCCAGTGTACAGTTCACT AGAGACTCAAACCTTGTGTTTAAGTCCAATGTCATTCGTGTTGAAGCTTTTAGACTTGAGCTTAAGGACCTTTCCAATCGGCTTATTATCAACTTTACAGTGAACAGCACTGATATAATACAT GAAAATCAGATCCTGTTGTGTCAGTTTTACAATGAAACAG TGGACAGGTGGGAGAACACTGGGTCTTTCACCAACCTGGAGAGCTTTAACAGCAGCAACACTGTGACCTGCTCATATGATCATATGACCCCCTTTGCTGTACTTCTG GTTAATGTGACACAAATTGATGGTCAGCAGTGGAAAATCCTGTCCTATCTTACTTACATTGGTTGTAGTCTTTCGTCATTTTTCTCAGCAGTTATCATCTTCCTCTACGTTTTCATTAA GAGCACAAACAAAGACAATTTCCTCCGCATCCATGTGTCTTTGAATGTAGCTGTTTTCCTTCTCAATACCAGCTTCTTGTTCATCGAATGGGGAGTTACATATGGCAGTGTATGTGTCATAATAGCAGTCGTAATACAGTACAGCCTCCTGTCCTGTTTCTCCTGGATGATCATTGAagcatttcatttgtatttgactGTAGTCAAAGTGTTCAACATCTACATCAGGCAATACCTGCTCAAGCTGTCACTCTTTGGATGGG GAGTGCCTGCTGTCCTTGTTGGAGgaagcctgtgtgtgtttggcagtACACCTTTTTATGGCCGGAAAGCGCTCAGTTTATCAGGCACAAACGGAACAACGCACTT CTGCTGGATTACCAACACTCATTTTCTGTACGGCATGAACATCTCCTACTTCTCCTTAACATTCCTGTTCAACACGTGTCTTCTGGTGGTAGTGACCCATCAGATATTTAAGCTGCGATGCTTGTATGACAAAGGAAGAAGGCTGCCATCTCCTAAGGACATTTGCACTGTTCTGGGTCTGAACATGCTACTGGGAACGACATGGGGTTTGATTTTCTTTACCTCAGGATACACAAACTACCCCATTCTGTACCTCTTCTGTATCTGCAACTCCCTGCAAG ggttgtttctgtttctgtggtTCTGTGGTACAATGAAGAGGAAGAGACATGTGGAGGCACAAACATCAATTATGTCAGAGCCAACCAGTACTACAGTGAATACCTATGAAAGCAGCTTTGCCCAATGA
- the LOC124390995 gene encoding adhesion G-protein coupled receptor G5-like isoform X14 encodes MKLLYFMLLSIFGAEVVSNTSPENNDTVETTMCNWAKKVYMESICSPFNGKNKTFNLGIFNVTVVKVNCVVLRLMQTCSFQECCTALFKFYNVTENDCTDRHENSSCDLYALKTKADGCATISFSKNLKAQTDQQQQTNLSCNSNKVNSGENFFNYNNTEIQIAENLSTVVCKWNGSQCYVECTAVNLTINLTGIINIPSAIIPSNYNQNKTFVFNISEQETTCKVTVCETNPISTLIEIFLSSGDWKHFTQIQKMCSELFASDESIKISFISAEKKYIDNLINLPFNETTENYDLEEFNMTVVKINRMNTTDHGRVKISAPKMPDTDDIPINVFVPIEPFLNVSEEQCKTAVVTYPSSVQFTRDSNLVFKSNVIRVEAFRLELKDLSNRLIINFTVNSTDIIHENQILLCQFYNETVDRWENTGSFTNLESFNSSNTVTCSYDHMTPFAVLLVNVTQIDGQQWKILSYLTYIGCSLSSFFSAVIIFLYVFIKSTNKDNFLRIHVSLNVAVFLLNTSFLFIEWGVTYGSVCVIIAVVIQYSLLSCFSWMIIEAFHLYLTVVKVFNIYIRQYLLKLSLFGWGVPAVLVGGSLCVFGSTPFYGRKALSLSGTNGTTHFCWITNTHFLYGMNISYFSLTFLFNTCLLVVVTHQIFKLRCLYDKGRRLPSPKDICTVLGLNMLLGTTWGLIFFTSGYTNYPILYLFCICNSLQGLFLFLWFCGTMKRKRHVEAQTSIMSEPTSTTVNTYESSFAQ; translated from the exons ATACGGTGGAAACAACTATGTGCAACTG GGCAAAGAAAGTATACATGGAGTCCATATGCTCACCATTTAATgggaaaaacaaaacctttaacCTAGGAATCTTTAACGTGACTGTAGTTAAGGTGAATTGCGTCGTTCTCAGGCTCATGCAGACTTGTTCTTTTCAG GAATGCTGTACTGCTTTATTTAAGTTCTATAATGTAACAG AGAATGACTGCACTGACAGACATGAAAACAGCTCATGTGATTTATATGCTCTG AAGACCAAAGCTGATGGGTGTGCAACAATTTCCTTTTCAAAG aATTTAAAGGCACAAACTGATCAGCAGCAGCAGACAAATCTTTCCTGTAATAGTAATAAAG TTAATAGTGGTGAGAACTTTTTTAACTACAACAACACAGAAATACAAATTGCAGAGAATCTCAGTACAGTAGTCTGCAAATGGAATGGTTCTCAGTGTTATGTAGAGTGCACCGCTGTCAATCTCACCATAAACCTAACTGGTATTATCAACATACCTTCTGCTATAATACCTTCAAACtacaatcaaaacaaaacatttgtctTCAACATAA GTGAGCAAGAGACCACATGCAAAGTCACAGTGTGTGAAACGAATCCAATAAGTACATTGATAGAGATCTTTTTAAGCTCTGGTGACTggaaacattttacacaaatacaaaagatGTGTAGTGAATTGTTTGCTTCTGATGAGTCCATAAAAATATCATTCATCAG TGCAGAGAAAAAGTACATCGACAACCTCATTAACCTACCGTTTaatgaaacaactgaaaattaTGACCTAGAAGAATTTAACATGACTGTAGTGAAGATAAATAGGATGAACACCACAGACCACGGGCGTGTAAAAATCTCTGCACCGAAG ATGCCTGATACAGATGATATTcctattaatgtttttgtcCCTATTGAACCATTTCTGAATGTCTCTGAAGAGCAGTGCAAAACTGCTGTAGTGACATACCCCTCCAGTGTACAGTTCACT AGAGACTCAAACCTTGTGTTTAAGTCCAATGTCATTCGTGTTGAAGCTTTTAGACTTGAGCTTAAGGACCTTTCCAATCGGCTTATTATCAACTTTACAGTGAACAGCACTGATATAATACAT GAAAATCAGATCCTGTTGTGTCAGTTTTACAATGAAACAG TGGACAGGTGGGAGAACACTGGGTCTTTCACCAACCTGGAGAGCTTTAACAGCAGCAACACTGTGACCTGCTCATATGATCATATGACCCCCTTTGCTGTACTTCTG GTTAATGTGACACAAATTGATGGTCAGCAGTGGAAAATCCTGTCCTATCTTACTTACATTGGTTGTAGTCTTTCGTCATTTTTCTCAGCAGTTATCATCTTCCTCTACGTTTTCATTAA GAGCACAAACAAAGACAATTTCCTCCGCATCCATGTGTCTTTGAATGTAGCTGTTTTCCTTCTCAATACCAGCTTCTTGTTCATCGAATGGGGAGTTACATATGGCAGTGTATGTGTCATAATAGCAGTCGTAATACAGTACAGCCTCCTGTCCTGTTTCTCCTGGATGATCATTGAagcatttcatttgtatttgactGTAGTCAAAGTGTTCAACATCTACATCAGGCAATACCTGCTCAAGCTGTCACTCTTTGGATGGG GAGTGCCTGCTGTCCTTGTTGGAGgaagcctgtgtgtgtttggcagtACACCTTTTTATGGCCGGAAAGCGCTCAGTTTATCAGGCACAAACGGAACAACGCACTT CTGCTGGATTACCAACACTCATTTTCTGTACGGCATGAACATCTCCTACTTCTCCTTAACATTCCTGTTCAACACGTGTCTTCTGGTGGTAGTGACCCATCAGATATTTAAGCTGCGATGCTTGTATGACAAAGGAAGAAGGCTGCCATCTCCTAAGGACATTTGCACTGTTCTGGGTCTGAACATGCTACTGGGAACGACATGGGGTTTGATTTTCTTTACCTCAGGATACACAAACTACCCCATTCTGTACCTCTTCTGTATCTGCAACTCCCTGCAAG ggttgtttctgtttctgtggtTCTGTGGTACAATGAAGAGGAAGAGACATGTGGAGGCACAAACATCAATTATGTCAGAGCCAACCAGTACTACAGTGAATACCTATGAAAGCAGCTTTGCCCAATGA
- the LOC124390995 gene encoding adhesion G-protein coupled receptor G5-like isoform X10: MKLLYFMLLSIFGAEVVSNTSPENNDTVETTMCNWAKKVYMESICSPFNGKNKTFNLGIFNVTVVKVNCVVLRLMQTCSFQECCTALFKFYNVTENDCTDRHENSSCDLYALKTKADGCATISFSKVPLSCTSNLKAQTDQQQQTNLSCNSNKVNSGENFFNYNNTEIQIAENLSTVVCKWNGSQCYVECTAVNLTINLTGIINIPSAIIPSNYNQNKTFVFNISEQETTCKVTVCETNPISTLIEIFLSSGDWKHFTQIQKMCSELFASDESIKISFISAEKKYIDNLINLPFNETTENYDLEEFNMTVVKINRMNTTDHGRVKISAPKMPDTDDIPINVFVPIEPFLNVSEEQCKTAVVTYPSSVQFTRDSNLVFKSNVIRVEAFRLELKDLSNRLIINFTVNSTDIIHENQILLCQFYNETVDRWENTGSFTNLESFNSSNTVTCSYDHMTPFAVLLVNVTQIDGQQWKILSYLTYIGCSLSSFFSAVIIFLYVFIKSTNKDNFLRIHVSLNVAVFLLNTSFLFIEWGVTYGSVCVIIAVVIQYSLLSCFSWMIIEAFHLYLTVVKVFNIYIRQYLLKLSLFGWGVPAVLVGGSLCVFGSTPFYGRKALSLSGTNGTTHFCWITNTHFLYGMNISYFSLTFLFNTCLLVVVTHQIFKLRCLYDKGRRLPSPKDICTVLGLNMLLGTTWGLIFFTSGYTNYPILYLFCICNSLQGLFLFLWFCGTMKRKRHVEAQTSIMSEPTSTTVNTYESSFAQ; encoded by the exons ATACGGTGGAAACAACTATGTGCAACTG GGCAAAGAAAGTATACATGGAGTCCATATGCTCACCATTTAATgggaaaaacaaaacctttaacCTAGGAATCTTTAACGTGACTGTAGTTAAGGTGAATTGCGTCGTTCTCAGGCTCATGCAGACTTGTTCTTTTCAG GAATGCTGTACTGCTTTATTTAAGTTCTATAATGTAACAG AGAATGACTGCACTGACAGACATGAAAACAGCTCATGTGATTTATATGCTCTG AAGACCAAAGCTGATGGGTGTGCAACAATTTCCTTTTCAAAG GTTCCTCTTTCCTGTACTTCT aATTTAAAGGCACAAACTGATCAGCAGCAGCAGACAAATCTTTCCTGTAATAGTAATAAAG TTAATAGTGGTGAGAACTTTTTTAACTACAACAACACAGAAATACAAATTGCAGAGAATCTCAGTACAGTAGTCTGCAAATGGAATGGTTCTCAGTGTTATGTAGAGTGCACCGCTGTCAATCTCACCATAAACCTAACTGGTATTATCAACATACCTTCTGCTATAATACCTTCAAACtacaatcaaaacaaaacatttgtctTCAACATAA GTGAGCAAGAGACCACATGCAAAGTCACAGTGTGTGAAACGAATCCAATAAGTACATTGATAGAGATCTTTTTAAGCTCTGGTGACTggaaacattttacacaaatacaaaagatGTGTAGTGAATTGTTTGCTTCTGATGAGTCCATAAAAATATCATTCATCAG TGCAGAGAAAAAGTACATCGACAACCTCATTAACCTACCGTTTaatgaaacaactgaaaattaTGACCTAGAAGAATTTAACATGACTGTAGTGAAGATAAATAGGATGAACACCACAGACCACGGGCGTGTAAAAATCTCTGCACCGAAG ATGCCTGATACAGATGATATTcctattaatgtttttgtcCCTATTGAACCATTTCTGAATGTCTCTGAAGAGCAGTGCAAAACTGCTGTAGTGACATACCCCTCCAGTGTACAGTTCACT AGAGACTCAAACCTTGTGTTTAAGTCCAATGTCATTCGTGTTGAAGCTTTTAGACTTGAGCTTAAGGACCTTTCCAATCGGCTTATTATCAACTTTACAGTGAACAGCACTGATATAATACAT GAAAATCAGATCCTGTTGTGTCAGTTTTACAATGAAACAG TGGACAGGTGGGAGAACACTGGGTCTTTCACCAACCTGGAGAGCTTTAACAGCAGCAACACTGTGACCTGCTCATATGATCATATGACCCCCTTTGCTGTACTTCTG GTTAATGTGACACAAATTGATGGTCAGCAGTGGAAAATCCTGTCCTATCTTACTTACATTGGTTGTAGTCTTTCGTCATTTTTCTCAGCAGTTATCATCTTCCTCTACGTTTTCATTAA GAGCACAAACAAAGACAATTTCCTCCGCATCCATGTGTCTTTGAATGTAGCTGTTTTCCTTCTCAATACCAGCTTCTTGTTCATCGAATGGGGAGTTACATATGGCAGTGTATGTGTCATAATAGCAGTCGTAATACAGTACAGCCTCCTGTCCTGTTTCTCCTGGATGATCATTGAagcatttcatttgtatttgactGTAGTCAAAGTGTTCAACATCTACATCAGGCAATACCTGCTCAAGCTGTCACTCTTTGGATGGG GAGTGCCTGCTGTCCTTGTTGGAGgaagcctgtgtgtgtttggcagtACACCTTTTTATGGCCGGAAAGCGCTCAGTTTATCAGGCACAAACGGAACAACGCACTT CTGCTGGATTACCAACACTCATTTTCTGTACGGCATGAACATCTCCTACTTCTCCTTAACATTCCTGTTCAACACGTGTCTTCTGGTGGTAGTGACCCATCAGATATTTAAGCTGCGATGCTTGTATGACAAAGGAAGAAGGCTGCCATCTCCTAAGGACATTTGCACTGTTCTGGGTCTGAACATGCTACTGGGAACGACATGGGGTTTGATTTTCTTTACCTCAGGATACACAAACTACCCCATTCTGTACCTCTTCTGTATCTGCAACTCCCTGCAAG ggttgtttctgtttctgtggtTCTGTGGTACAATGAAGAGGAAGAGACATGTGGAGGCACAAACATCAATTATGTCAGAGCCAACCAGTACTACAGTGAATACCTATGAAAGCAGCTTTGCCCAATGA